DNA from Labrus mixtus unplaced genomic scaffold, fLabMix1.1 SCAFFOLD_153, whole genome shotgun sequence:
AGACAGTTGGAGGCCTCCAGCCCTTACAAAGAACAAGGTTCTGACTCcacagtggggaggggggagtagcCTCCACTGTAAAACCCACCAAAGTTACTCAGCGTTAATGCTTTCTAGTCTCTGTTTTATGACCTGACAGTGGTAGTGAAACATGCACAATGCACATGTAtatttacacacctacatgccacaTACACCATCCCACAGACTTACTcctgcccaggctaggagttagcccacaaatctacacctgatacttttctctttctctcctcctcttgtctgtttgtttcatttgttttgttaaagaatgcaaCTTGAGTAGCAAAACTTTGCTAGTgcctgtttatgttttatgcctaGCGTTAGACATAGttagacagtctgcccagactttgcctcagtgtctgcccagaccaaaaTGCCTCTAATATCTCTGAACTGTTAACCCTATGGACTGCTTCCCTAAGGAATTGCAAAACTGGGATGTGTCTCCATCCCAGACACATGGACTGCTTGGTCCGTGAGCTGCCCTAAAGATCGTAACCTGCATTTCGCTCTTCATGACaaggggggatgttgggcctcagccatgtggttgggacaaaggactcaggcctgtatcacagtctcgagcctgactaaagttattttgaaggcaactacacaaaggggtcttagcccagcaaccccccaacagaaactaacaaataggtgtgaaaagtgggggggttgggggtttctgaattctctatcctcattggaggaggcctgaggttaacccacaggcagctccagtctttaaaagcaatcaccaagcattgcttccttctcttcaagtgtggtctgccgacaccagaggataccctctccaacaagatggactccagcattcgagacaaagcctttcctcctcttgactaaCCCTAACCCGACCATCAGACACATCCTCATGACCACGACCATCAGACACAGCCACATGTTCACGTCCGACCATCAGACACAGCATGATGATCGGGGGCGGAGCCTGACttagcgttagcttgcagtgtagctacaagcagtcaACGTACACACTaagtcctgcagggggcggggcttcagagggcgatgagcccaggaggatgGGCCacgtttgaatgttgtgtttacatttctacaGACTCCGCTTTTAAAGAAATCTTTTTTGATGCGAGGTGACCTTTCAGATGACGGATGTTTCCAACATGGCCGCTCTGCTCTTATCAGCAGCTCGTGTTATGATTAATGTTCACCAGGTTTCATAAATCGCTGACTGCTGACAGTGTAGACTGCTATTGTTTCAACAGGTTATGTAAGGGtcataagcccacagccaaaaaagcccgtttttaccacaggaatcaacatgtttacagcctggttcaaaaaacgagatatatctgataagttgacggccccttctcctcacactgtgtgtgtgtgggggggggggtgaatttttttataactgattttattctattaaggaaaacgactatgcccatataagggttgtggcagatttgattgacagctctgcgcgttgcatctgtctgtcagttcaggaggtcaggaggctaacagcttgatccgtctgatttctcctctttttaattctacaattctacaattcacttatcagactcttttatccaaagcgacgtacgtagaagatggccagcagataagacagcagtacatcatccacaagcttcaggaggaggaggagggtttccaccttggaagactgtattcatgcttcagctgttcaaataaaaatagatctcctccaaacaacttgcaatcaaactattttcttcccattttcttcccatttgtccagtttagatgggaaaagttgatattatgtgatattgatctgggaagactacatttctaaataattttaattgtttttattcacaagttattgatcttatttactctccatgtatcttgatttaagaatggggctgtgtttaagggtacattttgcaatgactctgttccatcccattttaagaaatgaactacattagtatttggtaaaaaaaaaatgtcgaaagaataaaaagttgtgtaaaaatagacttccttccctaagctattgagttgagcattaatgcacattttagtcttgtcatttcaaatctgaaatgtatactcataagtagacataaaggagtgcatttatatagaaatatttatttaatctgaaaaaccacattcaaaaagcctgtttttacagcagagattaacatgtttacagcttggtacaaaacaaacaaataggtgtgattagctcatgtctctatcgacacactgtacgggggtcgtttgatttgatgaaggataagagttattcacaataaggcgtgtagctgaccagcttgacaggtgggtgcggtgtaacggtttgtcaggaggtttaaaacacgcctcagctccagctctcagcctgtgggtgacatcactcaggccatccgggggagacctccctcacAGCGAgttgttgaagagaagcaactgaagtccaccccagaagaaccaacaaatacagatgttgttgaggctcaggtttcttcctctgtctctgcagctctctgggcacctcgacggacaagtcaccaataatccacactgtgtctataggagaaatacaaaggtgttcaattaatgcctcagacaagacaaaatgtacagttaactacatgtgacagctcaggctgtttttttgttattagccacatctgcaggaataatattgaacaaggtagctgcaataataatagatgccagtcttaaacactattatttctaatacttaaagtttttggtgtgaagctgacactgtccacagactccatgacttcacagggttttatagaaaacaaatatcttataataataatattatctaatctaataataataaataccaaatcattatttttaaattgtcatgttcacccacatcgctgttgacatcagtaaatataagacacagacattcctctttttgtcagaacagtaacatgaactgtgtgctttgtaatattgatttcttctggatgtctcaaatatttatttacagtttatggataaaacttttctaatgtatttctctgctaacactgacaaagtctaacttctctgacaaataactaataaccatagttgtatatttaaaaaagtctagttttaagactttaataaaatatttgggttgaatataattcattttaactgtgttgtagaaaagttaaatgttaaattattgtttatagagttttctcaggacgagcaggaataggggatgatagcagcctagccgttagctatgctgtgaagtggactgctaatGTCGAGCTtaatgggcggagttaagtcccgccggtcccgccttactgctgttgctaggttgatccgaagttaggttgagactgcaaatccaatatggatgcggccctcgattggactcatttgctgcctatgtaacagaCAGGTCAGGGTTcatccagtaatatttacagtctatgttcagACTCCATCAAAGATCAATAAAGTCAAtaaatcttgtttgttttgttttgatcctttttcatattttcagtttaaagAGAAAGTTCTCTTCTTCAGatctctgcagtgtgtgtgtgtgtctgtgtgtgtgtttgtgtgtgtgtgtctgtgtgtgtgtgtgtgtgtgtgtgtgtgtgtgtgtgtctgtgtgtgtgtgtgtgtctgtgtgtgtgtgtgtgtgtgtgtctgtctgtgtgtgtctgtgtgtgtctgtgtgtgtgtgtctgtctgtgtctgtctgtgtgtgtctgtgtgtgtgtgtgtgtctgtgtgtgtgtgtgtgtgtgtgtgtgtgtgtgtgtgtgtgcgtgtgtgtctgtgtgtgtgtgtgtgtgtgtgtctctgtctgtgtgtgtgtgtgtgtctgtgtgtgtgtgtgtgtctgtgtgagagtgagtgtgtgtgtgtgtgtgtctgtgtgtgtgtctgtgtgtgtgtgtgtgtgtgcttgtgtgtgtgtgtgtgtgtgtgtgtgtctgtgtgagagtgagtgtgtgtgtgtgtgtgtgtctgtgtgtgtgtctgtgtgtctgtgtgtgagagtgagtgtgtgtgtgtctgtgtgtgtctgtgtgagagtgagtgtgtgtgtgtgtgtgtctgtgtgtgtgtctgtgtgtgtgtgtgtgcttgtgtgtctgtgtgtgtctgtgtgtgtgtgtgtgtctgtgtgtgtgtgtgtgtctgtgtgtgtgtgtgcgtgtgtgtctgtgtgtgtgtgtgtgtgtgtgtctctgtctgtgtgtgtgtgtgtgtctgtgtgtgtgtgtgtgtctgtgtgagagtgagtgtgtgtgtgtgtgtgtctgtgtgtgtgtctgtgtgtgtgtgtgtgtgtgcttgtgtgtgtgtgtgtgtgtgtgtgtgtgtctgtgtgagagtgagtgtgtgtgtgtgtgtgtctgtgtgtgtgtctgtgtgtgtgtgtgtgagagtgagtgtgtgtgtgtctgtgtgtgtctgtgtgagagtgagtgtgtgtgtgtgtgtgtctgtgtgtgtgtctgtgtgtgtgtgtgtgcttgtgtgtctgtatgtgtgtgtgtgtgtgtgtgtctctgtctgtgtgtgtgtgtgtgtgtgtgcgcgtgtgtgtctgtgtgtgtctgtgtgtgtgtgtctctgtctgtgtgtgtgtgtgtgtgtgtgcgcgcgtgtgtgtctgtgtgtgtgtgtgtgtgtctctgtctgtgtgtgtctctgtgtgtgtgtgtgtgtgtgtgtctgtctgtgtgtgtgtgtgtctgtgtgtgtgtgtctctgtgtgtgtgtgtgtgtgtgtggggggggggggtacagggAGGGGGCTGGTCTTCGGTCTCGTGAGCTGGATCTGCAGCACAGCTCTCACTTCTGAACTTGGAGCCGCAGTGCATCACGGGAGGAAAATCACGgaggattttgtttgtttacaaacacacatcagttatttttcttcttcgtgGGTTCGTTTTTTAGCCCGGACTCATTCCGTTCCTGTTGGTCTCATCTTGGACTTTCAGAGTCTCTGTTACGCACAGCCACCGGGACCGTCCGGAGGTCACCGGTCCTCATGCTGCTCCACGTGGAGACTTCCTGCAACATCACCTCGGCAAACTGCACCGAGCGCGTGAACATGAGCGTGAAGAGGAGCGACCCGTTTGGACGGAACGAGGAGGTGGCAAAGATCGAGATCACCTTCCTGAGTCTCGCGTTTTTGGCGGCGGTGGTGGGGAACGTAAGCGTGCTGTTAGCCATGTCCAAAACCCGGCGCAAACTCTCGCGCATGCACCTGTTCATGAAGCACCTGAGCCTCGCGGACCTTGTGGTCGCCTTCTTCCAGGTGCTGCCTCAGCTCTGCTGGGAGGTCACGTTCCGCTTCTATGGTCCGGACTTCCTGTGCCGCATCGTGAAGCACCTGCAGGTCGTGGGCATGTTCGCCTCCCCCtacatgatgctgatgatgaccGTGGACCGCTACATCGCCATCTGCCACCCGCTGCGCACGCTCCAGCAGCCGACGCAGCGCGCGCACATCATGATCGGCTCCATGTGGCTGGTCAACCTGGTCCTCCACACCCCGCAGTACTTCATCTTCTCCCTGAGCGAGGTGCACCCGGGCTCGGCCGTTTATGACTGCTGGGGGCTGCGCGCGTACATCACGTGGATCACTTTGGGGATCTTCCTCGTGCCCGTGGCCGTGCTCGTGTTCTGTTACGCACTCATCTGCCACACGATCTGGAAGAACCTGAAATATAAAACCCGGAGGAGGAGCGCGGGGGTGAGCGCCGTGGCAGAGGCCACTAAGTCCGGTATCCTGGGCAGGAACTCTGTGAGCAGCGTCGGCACCATCTCACGAGCCAAATTACGCACGGTGAAGATGACGTTCGTGATCGTGTTGGCCTACGTGGTGTGCTGGGCACCTTTCTTCACCGTGCAGATGTGGTCAGTGTGGGACGAGGACTTCTCCTGGGACGGTGAGTTCATTTAGACCTGTAGAGCCAGCGTATGCATGAACCAGTCCCTCTTAGagctacggtggccctgaagggtCAGCTGTATAGATAACATTTGACtggatgtaaaaatatataaaaaaacttaaatgatttaaatgaaacaacagaaacatgttccagctgttttatttctgcagattAAAATCCAACTCTGAGAAAACTGATCCTTAAATGAATAATATGATATCTTTAATCTTTTATCACACGGAGcgtttattaaaatataaagaagaaaaaccagCAAAGTTCAATTATTAAACCTCCTCAGGTTCACAAGCGAGCTCATCGTTTAAAGTCACACAACTTTTAAATTcaaggaccaatcagagagatgataaagtgatcttactatgtGACTATATgtgtcagtatgtcctccttctaactttagattctgctcctgaatccTCTGCTCCTGAATCCTCCTCACGGTTTGGACCCGTGTGTCTGTCGACTGTCCGGTCTCTAAAAAGTGGAACCTTCAGAAATGTTCTGGTTGGTAAACGTCTGAGCGCTCAGAATGGCGTGGAGATACAGACGAGTCGACCTCCGTCAGCCGGAGCGAGACGCTCAATCAGACTTTTCTGACCCGGGTGCCTTCAGATCCAAGACATGACCTCCGCCACATTGAAGCCGTTTCCGTGGGTCGACCATCTCTGACTCTAAAGATGAACAGATTGAAGACTTTTAGGCGTGTTGATATAAATGATCTGAAATGGCGTGTAGTTTTCTTCAGGGCTAAGTGGCGATGTGTTTAGCTAACGGTAGATTTGGTCCAATCCGGATGGAGATCTCGTTCACGATCGTCTGCAGCTTTTCtttcccagaatcgaaactcaAACgctaaaacacaaaatgtgaatCAAGGAGGCGGGGCTTACACGTGGTCGCTTTAAAACGCCTCATgaatctgacttcctgtttgttcttCTGCAGACTCTGAAAACGCCGCCGTGACGCTCTCCGCGCTGCTCACCAGCCTGAACAAATGTGTCAACCCGTGGATCTACATGGTTTTCAGCGGACACCTGCTCACCGACTTCGCCAGCAGTATGGCGTGTTGTCGCCCGCTGACAAGTGGCGTGCACCACGACTCTGACAGCAGCATCTGGCGGACAACACTACTTTCATGTGTTCAGGGTCCACGCCTCTCGGAGCCTTTCAGAGACCTTAACTCCGCCCCTAAAACCTGCACGTCTACATCCTGAAGAACCCATGAACTGGTCTTaatctgatgatgtcatcgcgcTCACTCCTACACTTTGTTTCCATTGGTCCGTTCACATGTTtcttctctgattggtctgaACACATCCAGTCACCTAGCCTTTAGCTTAGCATGATGGTCTCCATTAGGAGCCATGCTGACCCGCAAGGAAACCCTGAACCCGCTGTGGGGTCAGAGCGAGTCTGTTTAAATCTGGGTCTGCCGGACTGGTTCCGGTCTGGGTCTGCTGGACTTGAGGGTTTCATCTTTACTCTTTGTATCCTAAACCCAAAAccatagatatatagatatataacatctatatatatatatatctatatatataacatctatataaatatatctataacatctatatatatctataacatctatatatatataacatctatatatatctataacatctataaatatatctataacatctatacatatatatctataacatctatatatatatctataacatctatatatatatctataacatctatataaatgtatctataacatctatatatatatctataacatctataaatatatctataacatctatatatatatctataacatctataaatatatctataacatctatatatatctataacatctataaatatatctataacatctatatatatataacatctatataaatatgttatatatatatatagatgttatagatatatttatatagatgttatatatatatatttatatagatgttatagatatatttatatagatgttatagatatatttatatagatgttatatatatatatttatatagatgttatagatatatttatatagatgttatagatatatatatagatgttatagatatatatatatagatgttatatatatatttatatagatgttatatatataattatatagatgttatagatatatagatatatagctgttatagatatatttatatagatgttatatatatatatttatatagatgttatagatatatttatatagatgttatatatatatttatatagatgttatatatataattatatagatgttatagatatatagatatatagctgttatagatatatttatatagatgttatagatatatatatatagatgttatatatatatttatatagatgttatatatataattatatagatgttatagatatatagatatatagctgttatagatatatttatatagatgttatagatatatatatatatataatttcattttcattttacctttatttattccccagaaatcattgagggcaagccctcatttacaatgacgtcgagagtacaattaaaacgaataagagacaaaaaaaagacaaaaaacaacgaagacaaaaaacaatgatTATAAGAGcagaagaataagcagtaagcaggtaactacagttaataacatttacactcatgagtacagtgagctgtgatcgagtttttaaattgacccatggtaaccattgtattgagtttgaatgtgttttgaattgtgttccaggtgtgtgcagcacaataggtgaaggatgttttcccaaagttCGTTTTTACTCATGGAACCGTTAACATTAGCCAGTCACTtctgtgcacggggtaccctgttggtcagtcagctgtgcacagggtaccctgttggtcagtcagctgtgcacagggtaccctgttggtcagtcagctgtgcacggggtaccctgttggtcagtcagctgtgcacagggtaccctgttggtcagtcagctgtgcacggggtaccctgttggtcagtaagctgtgcacggggtaccctgttggtcagtcagctgtgcacagggtaccctgttggtcagtcagctgtgcacagggtaccctgttggtcagttagctgtgcacggggtaccctgttggtcagtcagctgtgcacggggtaccctgttggtcagtcagctgtgcacagggtaccctgttggtcagtcagctgtgcacggggtaccctgttggtcagtcagctgtgcacagggtaccctgttggtcagtcagctgtgcacggggtaccctgttggtcagtaagctgtgcacggggtaccctgttggtcagtcagctgtgcacggggtaccctgttggtcagttagctgtgcacggggtaccctgttggtcagtcagctgtgcacggggtaccctgttggtcagttagctgtgcacggggtaccctgttggtcagagttagctgtgcacggggtaccctgttggtcagtaagctgtgcacggggtaccctgttggtcagtcagctgtgcacggggtaccctgttggtcagtcagctgtgcacggggtaccctgttggtcagttagctgtgcacggggtaccctgttggtcagagttagctgtgcacggggtaccctgttggtcagtaagctgtgcacggggtaccctgttggtcagtcagctgtgcacggggtaccctgttggtcagtcagctgtgcacggggtaccctgttggtcagtaagctgtgcacggggtaccctgttggtcagtcagctgtgcacggggtaccctgttggtcagttagctgtgcacggggtaccctgttggtcagtcagctgtgcacggggtaccctgttggtcagttagctgtgcacggggtaccctgttggtcagagttagctgtgcacggggtaccctgttggtcagtcagctgtgcacggggtaccctgttggtcagtcagctgtgcacggggtaccctgttggtcagtcagctgtgcacggggtaccctgttggtcagtTAGCTGTGtacggggtaccctgttggtcagagttagctgtgcacggggtaccctgttggtcagtTAGCTGTGtacggggtaccctgttggtcagagttagctgtgcacggggtaccctgttggtcagtaagctgtgcacggggtaccctgttggtcagttagctgtgcacggggtaccctgttggtcagtcagctgtgcacggggtaccctgttggtcagtTAGCTGTGtacggggtaccctgttggtcagagttagctgtgcacggggtaccctgttggtcagttagctgtgcacggggtaccctgttggtcagtcagctgtgcacggggtaccctgttggtcagtTAGCTGTGtacggggtaccctgttggtcagagttagctgtgcacggggtaccctgttggtcagtaagctgtgcacggggtaccctgttggtcagtACAGAGGAACAGACtaaaacatggacacacagcaGATCAACAGGACGGGACCTCAGGAGGGCAGGGGGGCCAGACTCACTCAGGTAATGCAGGAGTATCAACAAAAGCCACAACCACATGTCTACAATAATACGACCCAGAGAGTCCTGCAGACCTCCAGTCCTTAAAGCTGAAGCTTCATGTTTATCTTCATCACCTGATTCTCAATCATAAAGCCACAGGGACACGTTCCTCTACCACGCCGCTTAATGCAGGAAGCCAGGAAAAGGAAGTGCATTGTTAAAGACAGGAAGTGCAGATGCTTTACAGCGGAGCCGCTTTCATCATTTACGAGCTCGGGTGGAGTCCCATCCTGAGGACTTAACAACCTCTATCTTAAACATCTGAGagaatctttttcttctttaatctTTGAGGTTTGTTTGTCCCTGAGGAGTCGTTCATTTAAAGGCCGAACACTGAAGCTactttaaatcatgttttctgttttcctcatTAAATCTTTCCTCCTCAGCTTGCTTAGTTTTTCACCCTAACCCTGCTTATAGAAAAACCAACGACAGGCTCCGATGTAAATCTGAGAGTCTGCTGCTCAGTTCACTCAGAACAGCGGACTGCAACATGAACATTTATACACTTTGTTTCTGCGTTCCAGCTCACGAAtcaggacggagcgttgacagcTGTCCACATAGATCCGTGTTTCAGGTGCGCCTTTGGACTGCCGTGGTTTAGAGACAGGTGTATGTAAACAGAGATGTCACATGATGTGTGA
Protein-coding regions in this window:
- the LOC132967140 gene encoding arg8-vasotocin receptor-like codes for the protein MLLHVETSCNITSANCTERVNMSVKRSDPFGRNEEVAKIEITFLSLAFLAAVVGNVSVLLAMSKTRRKLSRMHLFMKHLSLADLVVAFFQVLPQLCWEVTFRFYGPDFLCRIVKHLQVVGMFASPYMMLMMTVDRYIAICHPLRTLQQPTQRAHIMIGSMWLVNLVLHTPQYFIFSLSEVHPGSAVYDCWGLRAYITWITLGIFLVPVAVLVFCYALICHTIWKNLKYKTRRRSAGVSAVAEATKSGILGRNSVSSVGTISRAKLRTVKMTFVIVLAYVVCWAPFFTVQMWSVWDEDFSWDDSENAAVTLSALLTSLNKCVNPWIYMVFSGHLLTDFASSMACCRPLTSGVHHDSDSSIWRTTLLSCVQGPRLSEPFRDLNSAPKTCTSTS